In Chitinophaga sp. HK235, a single window of DNA contains:
- a CDS encoding DeoR/GlpR family DNA-binding transcription regulator: MINIAERHKYILDKLAEKGYVNVVDLCKELDVSGVTIRKDLKLLEDKALLFRSHGGATINNPYTNDKPVNEKEKLRSEEKNKIGQAAAALIAPNDAIIIASGTSVLSLAKNIHPKGHLTIITGALNVALELIRIPDVEVIQLGGHLRTSSSSVTGPYAEKILEDFSCSKLFLGVDGIDLEFGLTTSNIMEAHLNQKMIATVQKIIVLADSTKFGKRGFGRICGLEDVDEVITDTAISPHVVKAMEDMGIKVTIV, translated from the coding sequence ATGATCAATATAGCTGAACGCCATAAGTATATACTGGATAAACTGGCCGAAAAAGGATATGTGAATGTTGTTGACCTCTGCAAGGAACTGGATGTATCGGGAGTGACTATACGAAAAGATCTGAAGCTGCTGGAAGATAAGGCACTACTGTTCCGTTCTCATGGAGGTGCCACCATCAATAATCCTTACACCAACGATAAGCCGGTCAATGAAAAAGAGAAACTGCGCAGCGAGGAAAAAAACAAAATCGGACAGGCTGCCGCAGCACTCATCGCACCCAATGATGCCATCATTATCGCCTCCGGTACCTCCGTACTTTCTCTGGCTAAGAATATCCATCCCAAAGGACACCTGACCATCATCACTGGTGCTCTCAACGTAGCGCTGGAACTCATCCGCATCCCCGATGTGGAAGTAATACAGCTCGGTGGCCATCTACGCACCAGCTCTTCCTCCGTTACAGGACCTTACGCAGAAAAAATACTGGAAGACTTCTCCTGCAGCAAACTTTTCCTCGGCGTAGACGGTATCGATCTTGAATTCGGTCTCACCACCTCCAACATCATGGAAGCCCATCTGAACCAGAAAATGATTGCCACCGTTCAAAAAATCATCGTACTCGCAGACTCCACCAAATTCGGGAAAAGAGGATTTGGCCGTATCTGTGGCCTGGAAGATGTGGATGAAGTAATCACCGACACCGCCATCTCCCCGCACGTGGTCAAAGCCATGGAAGATATGGGCATTAAAGTGACCATCGTATAA
- a CDS encoding DUF2809 domain-containing protein: protein MKVKRRWLYFILILLNIPLGLATRWAPQYFPTIIRVYGGDVFSATCIFFGIRFLYPLKAVSKVALISFLVCIAIEVQQLYQAEWAVRLRNTPLGILLGHGFLWSDCVCYAVGTLMAAALAFLLERTSYFRS from the coding sequence ATGAAAGTTAAAAGACGTTGGCTTTATTTTATCCTTATTCTGTTGAACATACCCCTGGGATTAGCCACCAGATGGGCACCGCAGTATTTTCCCACTATTATTCGCGTATATGGCGGTGACGTATTTTCAGCTACCTGTATCTTTTTTGGTATCCGTTTTTTGTATCCGCTAAAGGCTGTTTCCAAAGTAGCGCTGATCAGTTTTCTGGTATGTATTGCCATTGAAGTACAGCAGCTGTATCAGGCGGAATGGGCCGTGAGACTGCGTAATACCCCATTGGGTATTTTGCTGGGGCATGGCTTTTTGTGGAGTGATTGTGTATGTTATGCGGTAGGAACGCTGATGGCGGCGGCGCTGGCGTTTTTGCTGGAGCGGACCAGTTATTTCCGAAGCTGA
- a CDS encoding YhcH/YjgK/YiaL family protein, with the protein MILDTLTNAHRYHCLGPRFVKAFEYLAQTDFSTLEKGKYEIDGTNIFAIVNEYDTVDPSGEQMEAHKKYIDIQYIVKGAELIGHDFLREQTPSKPYSETEDYMLFAEKPAFFTRLDQHNFAIFFPTDLHMPNLLIDQPAAVKKVVIKIGVN; encoded by the coding sequence ATGATACTCGACACATTAACAAACGCCCATCGCTACCACTGCCTGGGCCCCAGGTTTGTAAAGGCTTTTGAATACCTCGCACAAACCGACTTCAGCACACTGGAAAAAGGAAAGTATGAAATCGACGGCACCAACATCTTCGCGATCGTCAATGAATATGATACCGTAGACCCTTCCGGTGAACAAATGGAAGCACATAAAAAATATATCGATATTCAGTATATCGTGAAAGGTGCAGAACTGATAGGACATGACTTCCTCCGGGAACAAACTCCTTCAAAACCATACAGTGAAACAGAAGACTATATGCTGTTTGCCGAAAAGCCGGCTTTCTTCACGCGGCTAGACCAGCACAACTTCGCCATCTTTTTCCCAACCGATCTCCATATGCCTAATCTCCTTATCGATCAGCCAGCGGCGGTTAAAAAGGTAGTGATAAAAATAGGCGTGAATTAA
- a CDS encoding MIP/aquaporin family protein, translating to MSPILAEFIGTALLLLLGNGVVANVVLNKTKGNSSGWIVITTGWALAVYVGVVVAGPYSGAHLNPAVTVAMAFAGKFAWADVPMFVIAQLTGAMLGTSLVWYNYKDHLDATPDNGLQRACFCTEPAIRKPLRNFICEVTGTFVLLFTIFYFTNAEMGAEKTPVGLGSLGAVPVALLVWAIGLSLGGTTGYAINPARDLGPRIMHAILPMKGKGHNDWGYAWIPVAGPLTGAILAAALYLFLK from the coding sequence ATGTCTCCAATTTTAGCTGAATTTATAGGCACGGCCTTGTTGCTCCTGCTGGGCAATGGTGTTGTAGCCAATGTGGTACTTAACAAAACCAAAGGCAACAGCAGCGGATGGATTGTCATCACCACCGGATGGGCGCTGGCTGTATACGTTGGCGTAGTAGTAGCGGGCCCTTATAGCGGCGCGCACCTCAACCCTGCCGTAACGGTAGCGATGGCATTTGCCGGCAAATTTGCCTGGGCAGATGTGCCTATGTTTGTGATCGCACAACTGACAGGCGCTATGCTGGGCACTTCCCTGGTATGGTACAACTACAAAGACCATCTGGATGCTACGCCTGACAACGGCCTGCAACGTGCCTGCTTCTGCACGGAGCCGGCTATACGTAAACCACTGCGTAATTTCATCTGCGAAGTGACAGGCACTTTTGTGTTGTTGTTTACCATCTTCTACTTTACCAATGCTGAGATGGGTGCAGAAAAAACACCCGTAGGACTGGGCTCTCTGGGCGCAGTACCTGTGGCTTTGCTCGTATGGGCCATCGGTCTTTCTCTGGGCGGCACTACCGGTTATGCCATCAATCCGGCCAGAGACCTGGGCCCCAGAATCATGCACGCGATCCTTCCAATGAAAGGGAAAGGACATAACGACTGGGGTTATGCCTGGATACCGGTAGCTGGTCCGTTGACCGGCGCCATCCTCGCAGCCGCCCTCTACCTGTTTCTGAAATAA
- the glpK gene encoding glycerol kinase GlpK, whose protein sequence is MTKYIMALDQGTTSSRAIIFDKTGAVISVAQKEFTQLFPAPGWVEHDPSEIWSSQIGVATEAMAKVGLEGGNIAAIGITNQRETTLVWDRETGKPIHNAIVWQDRRTAAFCDNLKAGGKENLIREKTGLVIDAYFSGTKVKWILDNVSGARERAAQGKLAFGTVDSWLVWNLTHGAVHATDITNASRTMLFNIHTQQWDAELLALLDIPASMLPEVKESSEVCGLTAPGIFAAQIPIAGIAGDQHAALFGQMCTAPGMVKNTYGTGCFMLMNIGEKPILSKNNLLTTVAWKVNGQTHYALEGSIFIAGAIVQWLRDGLGIIRSSSEVEALAAKAAQNDGVYLVPAFAGLGAPHWDQHARGTLVGMTRGTNQAHIARAALESIAYQTMDVLKAMEADAGISIKELRVDGGATGNNLLMQFQADILQAKVVRPGITETTALGAAYLAGLATGYWQNLEEIRNQWQMEKTFAPDLEQPHRETWIEGWNRAVDATKHWAQ, encoded by the coding sequence ATGACCAAATACATCATGGCCCTTGACCAGGGCACCACCAGCTCAAGAGCTATTATCTTTGACAAGACAGGGGCTGTTATTTCCGTTGCCCAGAAAGAGTTTACACAACTCTTTCCTGCTCCGGGATGGGTAGAGCACGACCCTTCTGAAATATGGAGCAGCCAGATAGGCGTAGCCACCGAAGCAATGGCCAAGGTGGGCCTGGAAGGCGGTAACATTGCAGCCATCGGTATTACCAACCAACGGGAAACAACCCTGGTATGGGACCGGGAAACGGGCAAACCTATTCACAACGCCATTGTGTGGCAGGACCGTCGTACCGCCGCTTTCTGTGACAACCTGAAAGCCGGTGGCAAAGAAAATCTTATCCGTGAAAAAACCGGTCTTGTTATCGACGCCTACTTCTCCGGCACCAAAGTAAAATGGATACTCGACAACGTAAGTGGTGCCCGCGAACGGGCTGCACAGGGTAAACTGGCCTTTGGTACCGTTGACTCATGGCTGGTATGGAACCTTACCCATGGTGCTGTTCATGCCACTGATATTACCAACGCCTCCCGTACCATGCTATTCAACATTCACACCCAGCAATGGGATGCTGAACTGCTGGCATTACTGGACATCCCTGCTTCCATGCTACCGGAAGTTAAAGAGTCCAGTGAAGTATGCGGACTGACAGCGCCTGGTATCTTCGCTGCACAGATACCCATCGCTGGCATTGCCGGAGATCAGCATGCAGCCTTATTCGGACAGATGTGTACCGCACCCGGCATGGTAAAAAACACCTATGGCACCGGCTGTTTTATGTTGATGAACATCGGTGAAAAACCTATCCTCAGCAAAAACAACCTGCTTACCACCGTAGCCTGGAAAGTAAACGGCCAGACTCACTATGCACTGGAAGGCAGCATCTTCATAGCAGGTGCTATCGTACAATGGCTGCGTGATGGCCTCGGTATTATCCGCTCCTCATCTGAGGTGGAAGCCCTGGCCGCCAAAGCAGCGCAAAACGATGGCGTATACCTGGTACCCGCTTTTGCTGGTTTGGGAGCTCCGCACTGGGACCAGCATGCACGCGGCACCTTAGTAGGCATGACCCGTGGCACCAACCAGGCCCACATTGCCCGTGCTGCTCTGGAAAGTATTGCCTATCAAACCATGGATGTACTGAAAGCGATGGAAGCCGATGCAGGCATCAGCATAAAAGAACTTCGTGTAGACGGTGGCGCTACCGGCAACAATCTGCTGATGCAGTTCCAGGCCGATATCCTGCAGGCCAAAGTAGTACGTCCGGGTATTACAGAAACCACTGCGCTGGGAGCAGCTTACCTGGCTGGCCTGGCTACCGGCTACTGGCAAAACCTTGAAGAGATACGCAACCAGTGGCAGATGGAAAAAACATTTGCGCCAGACCTGGAGCAACCACACAGAGAAACGTGGATCGAGGGCTGGAACAGGGCTGTAGATGCCACCAAACACTGGGCCCAATAG
- a CDS encoding MlaD family protein — protein MIKESNKRTVIVGIFIFVGLIIFTVAILFLGGQRKTFTPSVRVKAMFHDINGLTAGNNVWYSGVKVGTVKKITFIKHDVIEVIMNIEKSSRQFIHKDVKAKVGSDGLVGNKIVILSGGTETLPAIENNDVIVAETALSPDNIMATLQVNNENLVSITGNLKEIMKHIAEGQGTVGKLLKDDSVYNNVQATLNNLKTTAANTQRLTDKLADYAAKLQTKGSLANNLITDTVVFSHLRATMAQMDDAAQKANSVVADLKKASSTVSENITNDQSPAGVLLHDQESAESLKKIITNLESSTSKLDQNMEALKHNFLLRGYFRKQAKREQKEQAEKAKILNKSQD, from the coding sequence ATGATTAAAGAAAGCAACAAGCGCACAGTAATAGTAGGCATCTTCATTTTTGTTGGACTGATCATTTTTACTGTAGCCATCCTGTTTCTGGGCGGGCAACGCAAAACCTTTACCCCTTCCGTACGGGTAAAGGCTATGTTCCATGATATTAACGGACTTACCGCCGGCAACAATGTGTGGTATTCCGGGGTTAAAGTAGGTACGGTCAAAAAAATCACTTTTATCAAACATGATGTGATAGAAGTGATCATGAATATCGAAAAAAGCTCACGGCAGTTTATCCATAAGGACGTAAAAGCCAAGGTAGGCTCAGATGGACTGGTAGGCAACAAAATCGTAATACTTTCCGGCGGCACAGAAACCCTGCCTGCTATTGAAAACAACGATGTGATTGTGGCGGAAACAGCGTTAAGCCCTGACAACATTATGGCCACCCTGCAAGTCAACAATGAAAACCTGGTATCTATCACCGGCAATCTCAAAGAGATCATGAAACACATCGCAGAAGGACAAGGCACTGTTGGTAAACTGCTGAAGGACGATTCTGTCTACAACAATGTGCAGGCAACGCTCAACAACCTGAAAACCACTGCTGCCAACACTCAGCGCCTGACCGACAAGCTGGCTGACTATGCCGCCAAACTGCAGACGAAAGGCTCTCTGGCCAACAACCTGATCACCGACACCGTGGTGTTCAGCCACCTGCGTGCTACCATGGCCCAGATGGATGACGCTGCCCAAAAGGCCAATAGTGTAGTGGCTGATCTCAAAAAAGCCAGTAGCACTGTCAGCGAAAATATCACCAATGATCAGTCTCCCGCCGGTGTGTTGCTGCATGATCAGGAATCTGCAGAAAGCCTGAAAAAAATCATCACCAACCTGGAATCCAGCACTTCCAAACTGGACCAGAACATGGAAGCGCTGAAGCATAATTTCCTGCTGAGAGGTTACTTCAGGAAACAGGCCAAACGCGAGCAAAAAGAACAAGCCGAAAAAGCGAAAATATTAAACAAGTCCCAGGACTGA
- a CDS encoding YiiX family permuted papain-like enzyme: MANLKLMVLMLILPLLTLSAGCQQRTPVALKAPTVKPGDVIFQESVSGLSTAIKFATHSKYSHCGIIFTVGGELYVYEAVQPVRYTPLSAWMARGRNGHYVIKRLKNADSVLTTATLDKMMEAGKKYNGKDYDFYFGWSDERIYCSELVWKIYKEATGLELGKLQQLKDFDLNSPAVKKQMQQIYGDKIPLSEQIISPVSMFNSPLLTTVAEK; encoded by the coding sequence ATGGCCAACTTAAAACTGATGGTGTTAATGTTGATATTGCCGCTGCTGACTTTAAGTGCCGGTTGCCAGCAACGTACGCCTGTAGCACTGAAAGCCCCTACAGTAAAGCCAGGAGATGTGATCTTTCAGGAGTCTGTGTCTGGCCTCAGCACCGCTATCAAATTCGCTACCCATTCCAAATACAGCCACTGCGGCATTATCTTTACCGTTGGCGGTGAACTGTATGTTTACGAAGCGGTGCAGCCTGTTCGTTACACGCCGTTGTCGGCCTGGATGGCCCGCGGACGCAACGGACATTATGTTATCAAGCGCCTGAAAAATGCAGACAGCGTACTCACCACGGCAACACTGGATAAAATGATGGAGGCCGGCAAAAAGTACAACGGAAAGGATTATGATTTTTATTTCGGTTGGTCAGACGAACGAATCTATTGTTCTGAGCTGGTGTGGAAGATATATAAGGAAGCAACCGGCCTGGAACTGGGGAAGTTGCAACAGCTGAAGGATTTCGACCTGAACAGTCCTGCTGTAAAAAAACAGATGCAACAAATTTACGGGGATAAGATCCCGCTCTCTGAGCAGATCATATCCCCGGTAAGTATGTTTAATTCCCCGCTATTGACAACAGTCGCAGAAAAATAA
- a CDS encoding glycerol-3-phosphate dehydrogenase/oxidase: MNRPESIKSLRAMPARTWDMIIIGGGATGLGIAMDAASRGYKTLLLEQADFAKGTSSRATKLVHGGVRYLAQGDIALVREALYERGLLLNNAPHLAHNQQFIIPHYSWWQGPFYTIGLKIYDMLSGRLSLGKSSHISKNEVTNRLPNIKASGLKGGIVYHDGQFDDARLAVNIAQTAAENGAVMLNYFKVDGLLKQDGKVAGVTTTDMETGETFQLSARTVINATGVFVDEILQLDNPGARPMVRPSQGVHLVLDASFLKSTSAIMIPKTPDGRVLFAVPWHNKVLLGTTDTPLEAHSMEPVALEQEIDFILSTAAQYLTRTPTRADVLSMFAGLRPLAAPQKDTGSTKEISRSHKILVAPSGLITITGGKWTTFRKMAEDTVDEAIRQGNITPAKCNTKGMRIHGYQKQPMALAPLDVYGSDAAQVQAIAAMQPELAKTLHPRLPYIKAQVIWAVKQEMARTVEDTLARRLRALFLDAQAAIDMAPEVASIMAAELGKNEEWQEQQVKAFYAVAQNYLLKNIRTREQLPVTA, from the coding sequence ATGAATAGACCGGAATCCATAAAAAGCCTGCGAGCAATGCCCGCCAGGACCTGGGACATGATCATCATCGGAGGAGGTGCCACAGGTCTGGGGATAGCCATGGACGCTGCTTCCAGGGGATATAAGACACTACTGCTCGAACAGGCTGACTTTGCCAAAGGTACCTCCAGCAGAGCTACCAAGCTGGTGCATGGCGGGGTGCGTTACCTGGCCCAGGGAGATATAGCCCTGGTGCGGGAAGCACTCTATGAAAGAGGGTTATTATTGAACAACGCCCCTCACCTCGCACATAATCAGCAGTTTATCATTCCTCACTATTCATGGTGGCAAGGGCCTTTCTATACCATCGGCCTTAAAATATATGATATGCTGTCTGGCCGTCTGAGCCTGGGTAAATCCAGCCATATCAGCAAAAACGAAGTCACCAACCGCCTCCCTAATATCAAGGCCAGTGGCCTCAAAGGCGGTATCGTATATCATGACGGACAATTTGACGACGCACGTCTGGCTGTCAATATCGCACAGACAGCCGCAGAAAACGGCGCCGTTATGCTCAACTATTTCAAAGTAGACGGCCTGCTGAAACAGGATGGTAAAGTAGCCGGCGTAACCACCACCGATATGGAAACAGGCGAAACCTTCCAGCTGAGCGCCCGTACCGTGATCAACGCCACCGGTGTATTTGTAGACGAGATACTGCAACTGGACAATCCCGGCGCACGTCCGATGGTACGTCCGAGTCAGGGTGTACACCTGGTGCTCGACGCCTCTTTCCTGAAAAGTACCAGTGCCATTATGATACCCAAGACTCCGGACGGCCGTGTACTCTTTGCGGTGCCCTGGCACAACAAAGTATTGCTGGGCACCACCGACACCCCGCTGGAAGCACACAGCATGGAGCCGGTAGCGCTGGAGCAGGAGATTGATTTTATTCTCAGCACTGCCGCCCAGTACCTCACGCGCACGCCTACACGTGCCGATGTACTCAGCATGTTTGCCGGCCTCCGTCCGCTTGCAGCACCTCAGAAAGATACCGGTAGCACCAAGGAAATTTCCCGTAGTCATAAGATCCTGGTAGCTCCCTCCGGCCTGATCACCATCACCGGCGGTAAATGGACCACCTTCCGGAAAATGGCAGAAGACACTGTAGACGAAGCTATTCGCCAGGGTAACATCACTCCGGCCAAATGCAACACCAAAGGCATGCGTATCCATGGCTATCAGAAACAACCTATGGCGCTGGCCCCACTGGATGTTTACGGCAGTGATGCTGCACAGGTGCAGGCTATCGCCGCCATGCAGCCCGAACTGGCTAAAACACTGCATCCACGGCTGCCTTATATCAAAGCACAGGTAATCTGGGCAGTTAAACAGGAGATGGCGCGCACCGTAGAAGATACCCTCGCCAGAAGGTTGCGGGCACTGTTCCTCGACGCACAGGCCGCCATAGACATGGCTCCGGAAGTAGCCTCCATCATGGCCGCGGAACTGGGTAAAAACGAGGAATGGCAAGAACAGCAGGTGAAAGCCTTTTATGCTGTAGCTCAAAATTATCTGCTGAAAAATATCCGTACACGTGAACAATTGCCTGTAACTGCCTAG
- a CDS encoding glycerophosphodiester phosphodiesterase family protein, whose product MKKQRNVRLMACAMAAAATAFTACKTSRPTTAHNSDLPAFFKVGHRGTRGLMPENTIPAMYKGLETGSNTIEFDVHITKDGQVVVYHDASFTPSYTTMPDGKDIPAADRSKYVLYQMNYADIRPFIIGEKPYPAFPEQQRLRSYAPLLGEMIDSVEHYTRTHNLPPAYYLLEVKSSEKTDGIEQPSPEEYMKIMMAVKQLKPLGNRLLIQSFDMRPLQVLHKTHPHIKLGFLTGDKNTTFEQHLQQLGFTPAFYNPSYNLATPELVKKCHDKNIRIVPWTVQEQAEMKKLKAISVDGIITDYPNRLQEAL is encoded by the coding sequence ATGAAGAAACAAAGGAATGTCCGGCTGATGGCCTGTGCCATGGCAGCTGCAGCAACCGCTTTTACAGCCTGTAAAACATCCAGACCAACCACTGCACACAACAGCGATCTTCCTGCCTTCTTTAAGGTGGGTCACCGCGGCACCAGGGGACTGATGCCTGAAAACACTATCCCTGCCATGTACAAAGGACTGGAAACAGGATCCAACACCATCGAATTTGATGTACACATCACCAAAGACGGACAGGTAGTGGTTTACCACGATGCCTCCTTCACACCATCCTACACCACTATGCCGGATGGTAAAGATATCCCGGCAGCAGACCGTAGCAAATATGTTTTATACCAGATGAACTATGCCGACATCCGGCCTTTTATCATCGGTGAAAAACCATATCCAGCCTTTCCGGAACAACAGCGGCTCCGCTCCTATGCTCCCCTGCTGGGCGAGATGATCGACTCAGTAGAACACTATACCCGTACACATAACCTGCCACCAGCCTACTACCTGCTGGAGGTGAAATCTTCTGAAAAAACTGATGGCATTGAACAGCCTTCTCCGGAAGAATATATGAAGATCATGATGGCGGTAAAACAGTTAAAACCATTAGGAAACCGGCTGCTGATACAGTCTTTCGACATGCGCCCGCTGCAGGTGCTGCACAAAACACACCCGCATATCAAACTGGGCTTCCTTACCGGCGACAAAAACACCACATTCGAACAGCATCTGCAACAACTGGGCTTTACACCAGCGTTCTACAATCCATCCTACAACCTGGCAACACCAGAACTTGTAAAAAAATGTCATGATAAAAATATACGAATCGTACCCTGGACTGTACAGGAACAGGCGGAAATGAAAAAACTGAAAGCCATCAGCGTAGACGGTATTATCACTGACTACCCTAACAGGCTGCAGGAAGCACTGTAA